From one Candidatus Methylomirabilota bacterium genomic stretch:
- a CDS encoding DUF512 domain-containing protein, with translation MPKCIPEIGVRVLSVKPGGLAAEAGLRPGDRLVRVNGHALRDLIDFHAYAGEAELRIELARGAEGGVATLTRAWGRDLGLVCEPPTPSEIATCANKCVFCFIHQLPKGLRKSLYVKDDDYRLSFLHGNYITLTDLPETEIQRIIDQHLSPLYISVHATDPAVRHFLLGSPKTMRGDLMERMGRLADAGIRLHTQIVLCPGLNDGPHLERSVRELAALHPGVTTIAVVPVGLTRHREGLYPLRPVTAEEAGRLLQAIHGWQADHLRGRGSRLVFAADELYLLAGEPIPPAAAYEGFPVAEDGIGLLRRFEDGFRRGLRRRPGRRPSRRAITVATGELFAPELRRLLAALDPPGRGFTRVEVVAVRNDFFGPAISVAGLLAGEDIARALAGRDLGDVVLVPGVALQETRGVFLDDVSPGDLAGHLGVPVEAPDASAGGLLGALLG, from the coding sequence ATGCCGAAGTGCATTCCCGAGATCGGTGTGCGGGTCCTGAGCGTGAAACCCGGCGGCCTGGCGGCCGAAGCCGGGCTCCGTCCCGGCGACCGTCTCGTCCGCGTCAACGGCCATGCCCTTCGGGACCTGATCGACTTCCACGCCTACGCCGGCGAGGCCGAGCTCCGGATCGAGCTCGCGCGCGGTGCGGAGGGTGGCGTCGCCACGCTGACCCGGGCCTGGGGACGCGACCTGGGGCTCGTCTGCGAGCCGCCGACACCGTCCGAGATCGCGACCTGCGCGAACAAGTGCGTGTTCTGCTTCATCCATCAGCTCCCGAAGGGGCTCCGGAAGAGCCTCTACGTCAAGGACGACGACTACCGGCTCTCATTCCTGCACGGCAACTACATCACCCTGACGGACCTGCCGGAGACCGAGATCCAGCGGATCATCGACCAGCATCTCTCGCCCCTCTACATCTCGGTGCACGCCACCGATCCTGCCGTGCGACACTTCCTGCTCGGCTCGCCCAAGACCATGCGCGGCGATCTCATGGAGCGCATGGGCCGCCTGGCCGACGCCGGGATCCGCCTGCACACCCAGATCGTCCTCTGCCCCGGGCTCAACGACGGGCCGCATCTCGAGCGCAGCGTGCGCGAGCTGGCCGCCCTGCACCCGGGGGTGACCACGATCGCGGTGGTGCCTGTCGGCCTGACGCGCCATCGCGAGGGGCTGTACCCCCTCCGTCCGGTGACCGCCGAGGAGGCCGGCCGACTCCTCCAGGCCATCCACGGCTGGCAGGCCGACCACCTCCGTGGCCGCGGGTCGCGTCTGGTGTTCGCGGCCGATGAGCTCTACCTCCTGGCCGGCGAACCCATCCCGCCGGCGGCCGCCTATGAAGGGTTTCCAGTGGCCGAGGATGGTATCGGCCTGCTGCGACGCTTCGAGGACGGCTTCCGGCGGGGCCTCCGGCGGCGGCCAGGGCGCAGACCGAGCCGCCGGGCGATCACCGTCGCCACCGGCGAGCTGTTCGCCCCCGAGCTGCGCCGGCTGCTGGCGGCCCTGGACCCGCCCGGGCGAGGATTCACCCGTGTGGAGGTCGTGGCGGTCCGGAACGACTTCTTCGGGCCGGCCATCTCGGTGGCGGGACTCCTCGCCGGCGAAGACATCGCGCGAGCGCTGGCCGGGCGCGACCTCGGGGACGTCGTCCTGGTGCCCGGCGTGGCCCTCCAGGAAACGCGCGGAGTCTTCCTCGACGACGTCTCGCCGGGCGACCTGGCCGGACACCTCGGCGTCCCGGTGGAAGCGCCGGACGCCAGCGCGGGCGGCCTCCTCGGGGCCCTCCTGGGCTGA